Proteins from one Chitinophaga oryzae genomic window:
- a CDS encoding aldehyde dehydrogenase family protein: protein MKDSTTTAAPASTVAQRPEFKARYDHYIGGKWVKPDRGEYFDNISPIDGKAFTQAARGNAKDVEKAIDAAHEAFVSWSRTSPTYRSNLLIKIAQVIEDNLEYLAIIETIDNGKALRETRAADLPLVVDHFRYFAGVIRSEEGSISEHDETTVCINIHEPIGVVGQIIPWNFPLLMAAWKIAPALAAGCCVVVKPAEQTPTSIMCLMELIGDLLPPGVLNIVTGFGPEAGKPLASSPRIQKVAFTGETTTGRLIMQYASENLIPVTMELGGKSPNIFFESVADADDEFFDKAVEGAVMFALNQGEVCTCPSRILVHENIYDKFMDKVISRTKGIKMGNPLDGTVMMGAQASEDQYNKILSYLEIGKKEGAQVLCGGEAFHQNSGLEHGYYIQPTLFKGTNKMRVFQEEIFGPVSCVTTFRTTEEAIAIANDTLYGLGAGVWTRDAHELYQVPRAIQAGRVWVNCYHAYPAHAPFGGYKKSGFGRENHKMMLAHYRQTKNMLISYSKNKLGFF from the coding sequence ATGAAAGATTCCACCACTACCGCCGCGCCGGCATCTACCGTAGCGCAAAGACCGGAATTCAAAGCCAGATATGATCATTATATAGGAGGGAAATGGGTAAAGCCCGACAGGGGCGAATATTTTGACAATATATCACCTATTGACGGCAAAGCGTTTACGCAGGCCGCCCGGGGCAATGCAAAGGACGTGGAAAAAGCCATTGACGCCGCTCATGAAGCATTTGTGAGCTGGAGCAGGACATCGCCTACCTATCGCAGCAACCTGCTGATAAAGATCGCGCAGGTGATTGAAGACAACCTGGAATACCTGGCCATCATCGAGACTATCGACAACGGGAAAGCCCTCCGGGAAACCCGTGCCGCCGATCTCCCCCTTGTAGTGGACCATTTCCGGTATTTTGCCGGTGTCATCCGCAGCGAAGAAGGCAGTATCAGCGAGCATGACGAAACGACTGTCTGCATCAACATCCACGAGCCCATCGGTGTGGTAGGCCAGATCATTCCCTGGAACTTCCCCCTGCTGATGGCCGCCTGGAAAATAGCGCCGGCACTGGCTGCCGGCTGCTGCGTAGTAGTAAAACCCGCAGAGCAGACGCCTACCAGCATCATGTGCCTCATGGAACTGATCGGTGACCTGCTGCCTCCCGGGGTACTGAACATCGTCACCGGTTTTGGCCCAGAAGCGGGTAAACCGCTGGCATCCTCTCCCCGCATACAGAAAGTGGCTTTTACCGGTGAAACCACTACCGGCCGGCTGATTATGCAGTACGCCTCAGAAAACCTGATACCGGTCACCATGGAACTGGGCGGCAAAAGCCCCAATATTTTCTTTGAGTCCGTGGCCGATGCCGACGATGAATTTTTCGACAAAGCCGTGGAAGGCGCGGTGATGTTTGCACTTAACCAGGGTGAAGTGTGTACCTGCCCCAGCCGTATCCTGGTGCATGAAAATATCTATGACAAGTTCATGGACAAAGTCATCAGCCGCACCAAAGGCATCAAAATGGGCAATCCGCTGGATGGCACTGTGATGATGGGCGCGCAGGCTTCCGAAGATCAGTACAATAAAATCCTCAGTTACCTCGAGATCGGCAAAAAAGAAGGCGCACAGGTGCTCTGCGGCGGTGAAGCCTTTCATCAGAACAGCGGGCTGGAACACGGTTATTATATCCAGCCTACGCTCTTTAAGGGCACCAATAAAATGCGCGTTTTCCAGGAAGAGATATTCGGGCCTGTCAGCTGCGTAACGACATTCCGCACCACCGAAGAAGCTATCGCCATTGCCAACGATACGTTGTACGGCCTTGGCGCCGGCGTATGGACCCGCGATGCGCATGAGCTGTACCAGGTGCCGAGAGCCATTCAGGCAGGGCGCGTCTGGGTCAACTGTTATCATGCCTACCCCGCCCACGCTCCTTTTGGCGGTTATAAGAAATCAGGGTTTGGCAGGGAAAACCATAAGATGATGCTGGCCCATTACCGGCAGACTAAAAACATGCTGATCTCTTACAGCAAGAACAAGCTGGGTTTCTTTTGA
- a CDS encoding NmrA family NAD(P)-binding protein produces MKITIIGSLGNVSRPLAATLINKGHQVTLITQDARKAEQIAAMGAVAAVGSVTDSAFLTTAFTGADAAYTMIPPLAAAENYYGEVAAIATGYRQALAAAGVKYVVNLSSIGAEQPSGNGLSSAFYQVEDILNQLPDTPIVHLRAGMFYTNFYGNLEMILQQQIVGNNFPGDIPLGLVHPHDIADTAAALLAAPVFTGKSFRYITSDEQTGAGIADIFSRVTGQPVSWVPFPDEALQQGAMQNGFSAHMASLLMQVGVSIREGRLFTAYEKNKEIAGRRKFDAFAAEMMKAVVNS; encoded by the coding sequence ATGAAAATTACCATCATCGGATCATTAGGAAATGTCAGCAGGCCGTTAGCCGCTACTTTGATAAACAAAGGCCATCAGGTGACGCTTATCACACAGGATGCCCGTAAAGCGGAACAGATAGCCGCAATGGGCGCTGTAGCTGCGGTCGGCTCCGTAACAGACAGCGCATTTTTAACAACTGCCTTTACAGGCGCAGACGCCGCATATACAATGATTCCTCCGCTGGCGGCCGCGGAGAACTACTATGGGGAAGTAGCCGCCATCGCCACCGGTTACAGGCAGGCTTTGGCTGCAGCGGGTGTGAAATATGTGGTGAATCTCAGCAGTATCGGTGCGGAACAGCCCTCGGGTAATGGTTTGTCCAGTGCTTTTTACCAGGTGGAAGATATCCTCAACCAATTGCCCGATACACCTATCGTGCATCTGCGCGCCGGTATGTTTTACACCAATTTTTACGGAAACCTGGAGATGATCCTGCAGCAGCAGATAGTTGGAAATAACTTCCCGGGAGATATCCCGCTGGGGCTGGTGCATCCGCATGATATTGCAGATACCGCCGCGGCGCTGCTGGCAGCACCGGTATTTACAGGCAAGTCTTTCCGGTATATTACCAGCGATGAGCAAACCGGCGCCGGGATAGCGGATATCTTCAGCCGGGTAACAGGGCAACCCGTTTCATGGGTCCCTTTCCCTGATGAGGCGTTACAACAGGGCGCCATGCAGAATGGATTTTCCGCCCATATGGCTTCGCTGCTGATGCAGGTGGGCGTCAGCATCCGGGAAGGCCGGTTGTTTACGGCGTATGAGAAAAACAAGGAAATTGCCGGCAGGAGAAAGTTTGACGCTTTTGCCGCAGAGATGATGAAAGCTGTCGTGAATAGCTGA
- a CDS encoding DUF779 domain-containing protein, translating to MSVARVIATEKAVALIHQLQRSHGPLMFHQSGGCCDGSQPMCFSAGEFITGSSDVCLGEVEGCRFYMHRDQFEYWKHTRLILDVTPGRGSSFSLEIPLGVRFYIRSEVFTTDELNELEPVI from the coding sequence ATGAGCGTAGCCCGTGTTATTGCCACCGAAAAGGCTGTCGCATTGATCCATCAACTACAACGCAGCCACGGGCCGCTGATGTTCCATCAGAGCGGTGGCTGTTGCGACGGGAGCCAGCCTATGTGCTTTAGCGCAGGTGAATTTATTACCGGCAGCAGTGACGTATGTCTCGGAGAAGTAGAGGGCTGCCGGTTTTATATGCACCGCGACCAGTTCGAATACTGGAAACATACCCGTTTAATCCTGGATGTCACACCCGGAAGAGGCAGCAGTTTCTCGCTGGAGATCCCGCTGGGTGTGCGATTTTATATCAGATCGGAAGTCTTTACAACAGATGAACTAAATGAACTTGAGCCCGTAATATAG
- a CDS encoding winged helix-turn-helix transcriptional regulator has translation MTAIKESSVIQANKQQAYQHCPVTYVMEKIGGYWKPIILFQLLSGPKRYGELRRAVSAITEKVLIQQLKQLETDGLVNRKAEPVVPPHVTYSLTKSGRALRDVLWAMANWAATDSKESGKIFRKNMKDFPG, from the coding sequence ATGACAGCCATCAAAGAAAGCTCTGTAATACAGGCCAACAAACAGCAGGCATACCAGCATTGCCCTGTTACCTACGTAATGGAAAAAATCGGCGGTTACTGGAAACCCATTATTTTGTTCCAGCTGTTATCCGGGCCCAAACGCTATGGGGAACTAAGGAGAGCCGTGTCCGCCATTACCGAGAAGGTATTGATCCAGCAACTGAAGCAGCTGGAAACAGACGGATTGGTGAACCGCAAAGCGGAACCGGTAGTGCCGCCGCATGTCACCTACAGCCTTACCAAATCCGGAAGGGCGCTGCGGGACGTACTCTGGGCCATGGCCAACTGGGCGGCGACAGACAGCAAGGAATCCGGAAAAATTTTCAGAAAAAACATGAAAGATTTTCCGGGGTAA
- a CDS encoding Fic family protein: MNPPYDITDNILKLIASISEKIGAINATHLQKVPATLRKANRIRTIQSSLEIEGNTLSEEQVTAILNNKRVLAPQKDILEVMNAIKLYDSLPEFKSASLPSFLKAHRILMSGLVTSAGQLRSKEVGIVKGSQITHLAPRGTMVKSLVNDLFAYLKKSKELALIKSCVFHYEIEFIHPFIDGNGRMGRFWQTVILKEQYPVFEFLPVEHIVKSRQADYYKALGIADKTGKSTVFIEFMLSVIEEALDELSEVKPAKLTINDRIAGFQRIIGDTAFTRKDYMKQYPELSAATASRDLKAAVDEGILKKQGEKATATYKFT; encoded by the coding sequence ATGAATCCTCCATATGATATTACTGATAACATTCTGAAATTAATTGCCTCAATTTCAGAAAAAATAGGCGCCATTAACGCCACTCATTTGCAAAAGGTACCGGCAACGTTACGTAAGGCGAATAGGATCAGAACAATACAATCTTCTCTTGAAATAGAGGGAAATACCCTTTCAGAGGAGCAGGTAACGGCTATTTTAAATAATAAACGGGTGCTGGCGCCGCAAAAAGATATACTTGAAGTAATGAATGCCATCAAACTATATGATAGTTTGCCGGAGTTTAAGTCTGCAAGTTTACCATCATTTTTAAAAGCGCACCGGATATTAATGTCGGGACTGGTGACTTCTGCGGGTCAGCTGAGAAGTAAAGAAGTAGGTATTGTGAAAGGGTCTCAGATAACTCATCTGGCGCCTCGGGGAACGATGGTGAAATCGCTGGTGAATGACTTATTTGCCTACCTGAAAAAAAGTAAAGAACTAGCCTTAATTAAAAGCTGTGTTTTTCACTATGAGATAGAATTTATTCACCCCTTTATAGATGGCAATGGCAGAATGGGCCGTTTTTGGCAGACTGTTATTTTGAAAGAGCAATATCCGGTGTTTGAATTTCTGCCTGTGGAGCATATTGTTAAAAGCAGGCAAGCCGATTATTACAAAGCACTTGGTATCGCTGATAAAACGGGAAAATCCACCGTGTTCATTGAATTCATGCTGTCTGTTATAGAAGAAGCTCTTGATGAATTGTCGGAAGTCAAACCTGCCAAATTGACTATAAATGACCGGATTGCAGGCTTTCAAAGGATTATAGGTGATACTGCCTTTACGAGAAAAGATTATATGAAACAATACCCTGAACTATCTGCAGCGACAGCCAGTCGGGACCTGAAGGCGGCCGTTGATGAAGGAATTTTGAAAAAGCAAGGTGAAAAAGCCACTGCGACTTACAAGTTTACTTAG
- a CDS encoding RNA polymerase sigma factor — translation MSTEEDHHDLQWERLRSGDKQALFALYNSHYPHLLRFGLKLCGNDELVKDCITQLFLQLWSKQAQLRPVTNVPAYLFTALKRQLLDQLDYQSRMHDALSRMTSKEAENELSYEEIIIRVQQDDEIKQRLREAMKSLTPRQIELVRLKFFEGLSYEEIAARTSQTVKTAYNTIYDAIRTLRKKLS, via the coding sequence ATGTCAACGGAAGAAGATCATCATGACCTGCAATGGGAGCGACTGCGAAGCGGCGACAAACAGGCACTGTTTGCGCTGTATAACAGTCATTATCCCCACCTGTTGCGCTTTGGGCTGAAACTATGCGGCAACGACGAGCTGGTAAAAGACTGTATCACCCAGTTGTTTCTGCAGCTGTGGAGCAAACAGGCCCAACTGAGGCCGGTGACCAACGTGCCCGCCTACCTGTTTACCGCCCTGAAACGGCAGCTGCTCGACCAGCTGGACTATCAGTCACGTATGCACGATGCCCTCAGCCGGATGACCAGCAAAGAGGCCGAAAACGAATTGTCCTATGAAGAGATCATCATCCGGGTGCAGCAGGACGACGAGATAAAACAACGCCTGCGCGAAGCCATGAAATCCCTCACGCCCCGGCAGATCGAGCTGGTACGCCTCAAATTCTTTGAAGGGCTCAGTTATGAAGAGATTGCCGCCCGGACCTCCCAAACCGTGAAAACGGCCTACAACACCATTTATGACGCCATCAGGACCCTCCGGAAAAAACTTTCCTGA
- a CDS encoding PH domain-containing protein, which yields MGFFSALLGNAGTVSQQDLVKDYGKLLTDTEVIELGFKLIRDTFIFTNKRLILVDKQGITGSKTEYKSVSYKSISRFSVETAGTFDLDAELKIWVSSEATPSIVKTFNKSVNVYEVQKVLAHHVLG from the coding sequence ATGGGATTTTTTTCAGCACTGCTGGGCAATGCAGGGACCGTCAGCCAACAGGACCTGGTAAAGGACTATGGCAAATTACTCACTGACACGGAAGTGATTGAATTGGGGTTTAAGCTGATCCGGGACACATTTATTTTTACGAATAAGCGGTTGATCCTGGTAGATAAACAAGGTATTACCGGCAGCAAGACGGAATATAAGAGCGTGTCCTATAAGAGCATCAGCAGGTTCAGCGTGGAAACAGCCGGTACCTTTGACCTCGATGCCGAGCTGAAGATCTGGGTGAGCAGCGAGGCTACGCCCAGTATCGTAAAGACATTCAATAAATCGGTGAACGTGTACGAAGTACAGAAAGTACTGGCACATCATGTGTTAGGATAA
- a CDS encoding PKD domain-containing protein: MKVPPLRCLPLFTLLLLLCCRSYSQDKLYVVNGYELGYVNMGDYSYKKLATIPATFTDLAITPDGKFYAVYGGSLYEVNPATGSSSTVTVTPSFGVGNSLVSDRNGDLYVAGNGNMLYRINMKTRTTSFIGNMIASPGGDLCFSDGKLYMVTSGNTLVEITLSADRNRIISQRLVGPLNVRGSVFSIGTNQYGICYLISTAKELALIDLEDATTYVISNSIKGSMRDVWGIAMEGEGGNDRDIEVCGNGIDDDHNGRTDGEDMACRLRRGTCDSDSREIFREDFGTGTGFGAPLPGLGNGAYQFSTTAPLQDGYYTVVSNPQLAQGAPTWKQMTDHSGKPGGRMMVINGSFLPGEFYRKKITGLCGGLQYALSVSACSVISPLVSCGANTTPVPSRIRFRIEDENGHILGQLSERYIAADPDPKGKWKEYGMIFTLPENVQNIQIVLLNDAPGGCGNDLAVDDILLSTCKPVLPVKINGNNSPAATCTGGTVSFTADRTGISLSNPVFAWQKLDETDGQWKDIPNARGEVFILSSFKATDAGQYRVQLKEGSAAPCAKEAVSAAAVLRLKDPPVVTAAGAIKVCNGEPLKMQASTAATPSTVTWQGPDGNSYNGLNAQITGSATTQHTGDYVLTAQFSDGCTTTAKTQVTVQERSRFDFTVPDAAVCVGLPVKVQASGAGVINAYQWSAANGTIAGNNTAAPEITFTTGGKQTVTLKVTGDCISKEPVSHEVSILEEKNIGFTLAPEVCMGTPVQVRADNSVQADTYSWTTGNGAITGGTTASPEITWHQAGIQTVTLKSTGYCIAAQPVSHTINVLAATDPGEITFNDGVCPGEPLEVEVKNYTGSAIRWQIAGQPDIQGTQNKLAVTWNRSGAYPVKYAIDGACGVVEVTAPNQPS, translated from the coding sequence ATGAAAGTTCCACCATTGCGTTGCTTACCCCTGTTCACACTGCTGCTGTTACTCTGTTGCCGCAGTTATTCACAGGACAAACTATATGTAGTTAATGGCTATGAACTGGGTTATGTGAATATGGGAGACTACTCCTATAAGAAGCTGGCCACCATACCGGCAACATTCACCGATCTTGCTATTACGCCCGACGGAAAATTTTACGCAGTATACGGGGGATCGCTCTACGAAGTAAACCCTGCCACCGGCAGCAGCAGCACTGTGACCGTCACTCCTTCCTTTGGCGTTGGCAATTCCCTCGTCAGCGACAGAAACGGAGACCTGTACGTAGCAGGCAACGGCAACATGCTGTATAGAATCAACATGAAAACCCGCACTACCTCTTTTATAGGAAATATGATCGCTTCCCCCGGCGGTGATCTGTGTTTCAGTGACGGTAAACTGTACATGGTCACGAGTGGCAATACGCTGGTAGAGATCACCCTGTCGGCCGACAGGAACAGGATCATTTCCCAACGGCTGGTAGGACCGCTGAACGTGCGGGGCAGCGTATTTAGTATCGGTACGAACCAATACGGCATTTGTTACCTGATCAGCACCGCAAAAGAGCTGGCGCTGATAGACCTGGAAGATGCTACCACCTACGTGATCAGTAATTCGATAAAAGGCAGCATGCGGGATGTATGGGGCATTGCCATGGAAGGAGAAGGCGGAAACGACAGAGACATTGAAGTATGCGGCAACGGTATTGATGATGATCATAACGGCCGGACCGATGGAGAAGACATGGCATGCCGGCTGAGGCGCGGCACCTGCGATTCCGACAGCAGGGAAATTTTCCGCGAAGATTTCGGAACAGGGACCGGGTTCGGCGCACCTTTACCCGGCCTGGGCAATGGCGCTTACCAGTTCTCCACTACCGCTCCGCTGCAGGACGGCTATTATACCGTGGTCAGCAACCCGCAGCTGGCACAGGGAGCTCCAACCTGGAAGCAGATGACTGACCACAGCGGCAAACCCGGTGGCCGTATGATGGTTATCAACGGCTCTTTTCTCCCGGGAGAATTTTACCGGAAGAAAATTACCGGCCTTTGCGGCGGACTGCAATATGCGCTCTCCGTCAGCGCCTGCTCCGTTATTTCCCCGCTCGTGTCATGCGGCGCCAACACCACGCCGGTTCCTTCCCGTATCCGGTTTCGCATAGAGGATGAAAACGGTCATATTCTCGGACAACTCTCAGAAAGGTATATCGCGGCAGACCCTGACCCTAAAGGCAAATGGAAAGAATATGGAATGATCTTCACCCTGCCGGAGAATGTACAGAACATACAGATAGTGCTGCTGAACGACGCTCCCGGCGGGTGCGGTAATGACCTCGCTGTGGACGACATCCTGCTAAGCACCTGTAAACCGGTACTCCCGGTGAAAATCAACGGCAATAACAGTCCTGCTGCCACCTGCACCGGCGGCACGGTGTCCTTTACAGCCGACCGCACCGGCATCTCCCTGAGCAACCCGGTGTTTGCCTGGCAGAAACTGGACGAAACAGACGGACAATGGAAAGATATCCCCAATGCCCGGGGAGAGGTATTTATACTGAGCAGTTTCAAGGCTACCGATGCCGGGCAATACAGGGTGCAGCTTAAAGAAGGGAGTGCCGCCCCCTGTGCTAAAGAAGCCGTTTCCGCGGCAGCCGTGCTCCGGCTGAAAGACCCTCCGGTGGTGACGGCAGCCGGCGCTATCAAAGTATGCAACGGCGAACCCCTGAAAATGCAGGCTTCAACTGCGGCCACCCCTTCAACGGTCACCTGGCAGGGACCCGATGGCAACAGCTACAACGGGCTGAACGCACAGATCACGGGTAGCGCCACCACACAACATACGGGCGACTATGTGCTCACCGCTCAGTTTTCGGATGGTTGCACCACCACCGCAAAAACGCAGGTTACCGTGCAGGAAAGAAGCCGCTTCGATTTCACCGTACCGGATGCGGCGGTATGTGTTGGCCTGCCGGTAAAAGTACAGGCTTCCGGCGCCGGCGTTATCAACGCTTATCAGTGGAGCGCCGCCAATGGCACTATCGCCGGCAATAATACCGCTGCGCCCGAAATAACCTTTACTACCGGTGGCAAACAGACCGTGACCCTGAAAGTCACCGGTGACTGCATATCGAAAGAACCCGTTAGCCATGAAGTGTCCATCCTGGAAGAAAAAAACATTGGTTTTACCCTCGCCCCCGAGGTATGTATGGGCACCCCCGTACAAGTCAGGGCCGACAACAGCGTACAGGCAGATACCTACAGCTGGACCACAGGCAACGGCGCCATTACCGGCGGCACCACCGCTTCTCCCGAAATCACCTGGCACCAGGCGGGTATACAAACAGTTACCCTGAAGAGCACAGGCTACTGTATCGCAGCACAACCCGTCAGTCATACCATCAACGTCCTTGCTGCCACAGACCCGGGAGAGATCACCTTCAACGATGGCGTATGCCCGGGTGAACCGCTGGAGGTCGAAGTAAAAAATTACACAGGCAGCGCTATCCGGTGGCAGATCGCAGGACAACCCGACATACAGGGCACACAAAATAAACTGGCCGTCACCTGGAACAGGTCAGGCGCGTACCCCGTGAAATACGCCATCGACGGCGCTTGTGGCGTAGTGGAAGTTACAGCCCCCAACCAGCCATCGTGA
- the bla gene encoding subclass B3 metallo-beta-lactamase, which translates to MQHKFVRNLFLLMTGLCMLSTTYAQQVKEPTRVNPGWNRPQQPFRIAGNLYYVGTYDLASYLITTNAGNILINTGLAASEKTIKNNIEALGFRFRDIKILLTMQAHYDHMGAMAAIQEKTGARFMVDAGDESVCKSGGKTDYEMGKYGSTFRPVSVDRVLHDKDTIRLGDMQLVMLHHPGHTMGSCSFIFDVKDDNRSYKVLLANMPTIIIDGKFAAVKAYPAIAKDYAYTLDTMPKVNFDLWLAAHASQFNLHEKHKDGDPYNPSAFAGREDYDKQLAELKAVYREKLTADKK; encoded by the coding sequence ATGCAACATAAGTTTGTAAGAAACCTGTTTTTACTGATGACAGGACTTTGCATGCTGAGTACCACCTATGCGCAGCAGGTAAAAGAACCCACGCGGGTAAATCCCGGGTGGAACCGGCCGCAGCAACCTTTCCGCATTGCCGGGAACCTCTATTATGTAGGCACCTACGACCTGGCCAGTTACCTCATCACCACCAATGCCGGGAACATCCTGATCAACACCGGCCTGGCAGCCTCGGAAAAAACGATTAAAAACAATATTGAAGCATTAGGGTTCCGGTTCCGGGACATCAAAATACTGCTGACCATGCAGGCCCACTATGATCACATGGGCGCTATGGCTGCCATACAGGAAAAAACGGGCGCCCGGTTCATGGTAGATGCCGGCGACGAGAGCGTATGCAAATCAGGTGGGAAAACAGACTATGAGATGGGGAAATATGGCAGCACCTTCCGGCCGGTGAGCGTGGACCGCGTATTGCATGATAAAGACACCATCCGCCTGGGAGACATGCAGCTGGTGATGCTGCATCATCCGGGGCACACCATGGGTTCCTGCAGTTTTATTTTCGACGTAAAAGATGATAACCGCTCCTACAAGGTACTGCTGGCCAATATGCCCACTATCATTATCGACGGGAAGTTTGCAGCTGTAAAAGCTTATCCGGCCATCGCGAAAGACTACGCCTACACGCTGGATACCATGCCTAAAGTCAACTTCGATCTGTGGCTGGCTGCACACGCCAGTCAGTTCAATCTGCATGAAAAACATAAGGATGGCGACCCGTACAACCCGTCGGCCTTTGCCGGCAGGGAAGACTATGATAAACAGCTGGCGGAACTCAAAGCTGTCTACCGGGAGAAACTCACGGCAGATAAAAAATAA
- a CDS encoding T9SS type B sorting domain-containing protein encodes MRALPTVALGRDTLICRGIQFMLRPRYSTDAIAFSWQDGPFTAAAGLPVSTSGNYKVTVKNEWGCKASDDIRITEKYCGCDVYLPTAFSPNGDGKNDVFRPVVYCVTKRFLFQVYNRWGQLIFSTTNPREGWNGVLPGGGVAATAGYLWTIEYESFEFPDVIRKTGTVTVIK; translated from the coding sequence GTGAGGGCGTTACCGACTGTAGCACTGGGCAGGGACACCCTCATCTGCCGTGGGATACAGTTCATGCTCCGGCCCCGTTACAGTACCGACGCCATAGCCTTTAGCTGGCAGGACGGTCCCTTCACCGCGGCAGCGGGGCTGCCGGTGAGCACATCAGGCAATTATAAAGTCACCGTGAAAAATGAATGGGGTTGTAAAGCCTCCGACGATATCCGCATCACCGAAAAATACTGTGGCTGCGACGTGTACCTGCCTACCGCTTTCTCTCCCAATGGAGACGGGAAGAATGACGTTTTCAGGCCGGTGGTCTACTGCGTCACCAAAAGGTTCCTCTTCCAGGTGTATAACAGATGGGGACAACTGATCTTTAGCACCACCAATCCCCGTGAAGGCTGGAACGGCGTGCTGCCGGGAGGTGGCGTCGCAGCGACAGCCGGTTACCTGTGGACCATCGAATACGAAAGCTTCGAATTCCCGGACGTCATCCGAAAAACGGGAACGGTGACCGTTATTAAATAA
- a CDS encoding AraC family transcriptional regulator, whose amino-acid sequence MPAKKYLNPIDFTHPKFLQQQVENRRIYNLKNCELNIFESYQQAYQVPLSFGDFVITSMVQGKKIMHLPEQPAFEYVPGESVIVPANETMTIDFPEATPDNPTQCIALTVDDAYIRNTLQYLNEHYNSDHAEKSEWRLHFSKYHFDNDADVADTINKLVRICHGSNPGKDIYADLSMKELLIRILQSQQLRRISDEYTVSSNNSRLHFVLHYIQEHLTEKIAVDTLCKKAYLSRNIFFKWFKEQFGITPLEYINRERIKLAKQLLADNGNSVSQVSMRCGFNDTNYFVRLFKNAEGITPGAYQLICRK is encoded by the coding sequence ATGCCGGCGAAAAAGTATTTAAACCCAATCGATTTTACCCATCCGAAATTCCTGCAGCAACAGGTAGAGAACCGGCGTATCTATAACCTGAAAAACTGTGAGCTGAATATCTTCGAGAGCTATCAGCAAGCGTACCAGGTACCCTTGTCTTTCGGCGACTTCGTGATCACCAGCATGGTGCAGGGCAAAAAGATCATGCACCTGCCGGAGCAACCGGCGTTTGAATACGTTCCCGGTGAATCCGTGATCGTGCCGGCCAATGAAACCATGACCATCGATTTCCCGGAAGCTACGCCCGATAACCCCACCCAGTGCATCGCCCTTACTGTGGATGATGCCTATATCCGTAACACTCTCCAGTATCTGAATGAACATTATAACAGCGACCACGCAGAGAAAAGCGAATGGCGCCTGCATTTCAGTAAATATCATTTTGATAACGACGCGGACGTAGCGGACACCATCAATAAGCTGGTGCGCATCTGTCACGGCTCCAACCCGGGGAAAGATATCTATGCAGACCTCAGCATGAAGGAACTACTGATACGGATACTGCAAAGTCAGCAGCTCCGGCGGATTTCAGATGAGTATACCGTCAGCAGTAACAACAGCCGCCTGCATTTTGTACTGCATTACATACAGGAGCACCTGACGGAAAAAATAGCAGTAGACACCCTCTGCAAAAAAGCTTACCTCAGCCGCAACATCTTCTTTAAATGGTTTAAAGAGCAGTTTGGCATCACCCCACTTGAATACATCAACAGGGAAAGGATCAAGCTGGCCAAGCAACTGCTGGCCGACAACGGCAACAGCGTCAGCCAGGTAAGTATGCGCTGCGGCTTCAATGACACCAACTATTTCGTACGCCTCTTCAAAAACGCAGAAGGTATCACCCCCGGCGCTTATCAGCTCATCTGCCGGAAATAA